From a region of the Sesamum indicum cultivar Zhongzhi No. 13 linkage group LG3, S_indicum_v1.0, whole genome shotgun sequence genome:
- the LOC105157045 gene encoding uncharacterized protein LOC105157045 (The sequence of the model RefSeq protein was modified relative to this genomic sequence to represent the inferred CDS: added 84 bases not found in genome assembly), whose translation MAKPPVRPEIDVGAPAAAPPPAAVGLEPLLTELTRSTVNPPLTELTRSTQSTEQIQHPSSSIPTSNFPKKTFAEVLAPTRASKPATPAPHKYFPVDLPSPGIGTVLTGDKGPTLLFTDDETEVLAAPFKFALVGKFSHGAPSYSILHKLIAGTGIKNKFTVSMLNTRHVLISLSCEADFSRLWLRRIWYIQGYPMRVFKWTPAFTPSKESSIVPVWVSFPELPAHLFRKEVLFTVASMIGTPLQIDDATLNQSKLSKARACIELDLLKPRLENFQIQICGTTIVQRIEYEDIPHYCSLCKHVGHQDSDCYTKGDAPKPPPRKPSNRAGKKVAEEVGRGKAVAKETGESSKMMDQPAKDPRYQTEHKTDSMASVDENIVSVDIANTTCEEGKANKMAEGNWIQVGNATMLLQENSDKGETLVIDATPLKICDPPCFTNCNPADSVEQLLLELASPDKLPRNDFIVEILPEYLVKNTELKLRVMKQRSTSCGPRIKTDRIKEKWKKQNG comes from the coding sequence TTGTTGACcgagttgactcggtcaacgGTCAACCCTCCTTTGACCGAGTTGACCCGGTCAACTCAGTCAACCGAACAGATTCAGCACCCGTCTTCCTCAATTCCGACGTCGAATTTTCCGAAGAAAACATTTGCTGAAGTCCTTGCACCAACACGGGCCTCGAAACCTGCAACACCGGCACCGCACAAATACTTCCCTGTAGACTTGCCATCGCCCGGTATCGGTACAGTTTTGACAGGCGACAAAGGTCCAACATTGCTATTCACAGATGATGAGACCGAAGTCCTTGCAGCTCCATTCAAATTTGCACTCGTGGGCAAATTTTCACATGGAGCACCCTCATACAGCATCCTGCACAAACTAATCGCTGGAACGGGCATCAAAAACAAATTCACGGTTAGTATGCTCAACACCAGACATGTCTTAATTTCCCTATCTTGTGAAGCGGATTTTTCTCGTCTGTGGTTGCGGCGTATTTGGTATATTCAGGGGTACCCAATGCGCGTCTTCAAGTGGACTCCTGCTTTCACACCGTCTAAGGAGTCATCAATTGTACCGGTGTGGGTTAGTTTTCCGGAGCTACCAGCACATCTGTTCCGCAAGGAAGTTCTATTCACGGTGGCGAGCATGATTGGAACTCCTCTGCAAATTGACGATGCGACACTCAATCAGTCCAAGCTCTCCAAGGCAAGGGCATGCATTGAATTGGATCTTCTCAAACCGCGCCTtgaaaactttcaaatccAGATTTGTGGGACAACTATTGTGCAACGTATTGAGTACGAGGATATCCCGCACTACTGCTCTTTGTGCAAACATGTTGGGCATCAAGACTCAGACTGCTATACGAAAGGCGATGCTCCGAAACCACCCCCTCGGAAGCCGAGCAATCGTGCTGGAAAGAAGGTTGCTGAAGAGGTCGGGCGAGGCAAAGCAGTGGCAAAGGAAACTGGTGAGAGCTCAAAGATGATGGACCAGCCTGCAAAGGACCCCAGGTACCAAACTGAACACAAAACTGATTCTATGGCTAGCgtggatgaaaatattgtttctGTTGATATTGCTAACACCACATGTGAGGAGggaaaagcaaataaaatgGCTGAAGGAAATTGGATACAAGTTGGAAATGCTACCATGCTTTTACAAGAGAATTCAGATAAGGGGGAGACTCTGGTTATCGATGCCACGCCATTGAAGATCTGCGATCCACCTTGCTTTACCAATTGCAACCCTGCAGACTCGGTTGAGCAGTTATTATTGGAGCTGGCATCCCCGGACAAACTGCCTAGAAATGATTTCATTGTAGAGATATTGCCGGAGTACTTGGTCAAGAATACAGAGTTAAAACTTCGAGTAATGAAACAGAGGAGTACTTCCTGCGGTCCAAGAATAAAGACAGACCGAATCAAGGAAAAgtggaagaaacaaaatggTTAA